In one window of Glycine soja chloroplast, complete genome DNA:
- the ycf2 gene encoding hypothetical chloroplast RF21: MKGHQFKSWIFELREILREIKNSRYFLDSWTQFNSAGFFIHIFFHQESFIKLLDSRIWSILLSRNSQGSTSNRYFTIKYVVLFVVAVLIYRINNRKMVERKNPYLTRLLTIPMNSIGPKNDTLEESSESSNINRLIVPLLYLPKGKKISESYFLDPKESTRVLPITKKYIMPESNWGSRWWRNWIGKKSDSSCKISNETIAGIEISFKEKDIKYLEFLFVYYMDDPIRKDHDWEFFDRLSPRKRRNIINLNSGQLFEILVKDWIYYLMFAFREKIPKEVEGFFKQQGTGSIIQSNDIEHVSHLFLRNKRAISLQNCAQFHMWQFRQDLFVSWGKSPHESDFLRNNMSRENWIWLDNVWLVNKDRFFSKVRNVSSNIQYDSTRSSFIQVTGSSQLKGSSDQSKDYFDSIRNEDSKYHTLINQREIQQLKERSILCWDPSFLQTERTEIESERFPKILSGYSSMCRLFMEREKQMNNHLLPQEIEEFLGNPARATRSFFSDRWSELHLSSNPTERSTRDQKLLKKEQKKHLVLSRRSENKEIVNLFKIIMYLQNTVSIHPISSYPGCDMVPKGELDSSNKISFLNKNPFWGLFHLFHDRNSGRYTLHHDFESEEIFQEMADLFTLSITEPDLVYHKGFAFSIDSSGLGQKHFLNELFNSRDESKNHSLLVLPPLFYEENESFYRRIIKKWVQTSCGNNLEDPKPKIVVFTSNNIMEAVNQYRLIRNLIQIQYSTHGYIRNVLNRFNCNFEYGIQRYQIGNDTLNHRTIMKYTINQHLSNLKKSQKKWFDPLIFISRTERSMNRDPNAYRYKWSNGSKNFQEHLDYFISEQNSRFQVVFDRFHINQYSIDWSEVIDKKDLSKSLCFFLSKLLLFLPKFLLFLSNSLPSFFFVSFGGIPIHRSEIHIYELKGPNNPLCNQLLESIGLQIFHLKKWKPLLLDDQDTSQKSKFLINGGTISPFLFNKIPKWMIDSFHTRKNRRKSFDNTDSYFSMISHDPDNWLNPVKPFHRSSLIYSFYKANRLRFLNNQYHFCFYCNKRFPFYVEKACINNYDFTYGQFLNILFIRNKIFSFCDGQKKHAFLKRDTISPIESQVSNILIPNDFPQSGDEGYNLYKSFHFPIRYDLFVRGAIYSIADISGTPLTEGQIVHFEKTYCQPLSDMNIPDSEGKNLHQYLNFNSNMGLIHTPCSEKYLPSEKRKKRSPCLKKCLEKGQMYRTFQQDSVFSTLSKWNLFQTYIPWFLTSTGYKYLNFIFLDTFSDLLPILSSSQKFVSIFHDIMHGSDILWRIRQIPLCLPQWNLISEIWNLISEIPGNCLHNLLLSEEIIHRNNELLLISTHLRSLNVQEFFYSILFLLLVAGYLVRTHLLFVSRVYSELQTEFEKVKSLMIPSYMIELRKLLDRYPTSELNSFWLKNLFLVALEQLGDSLEEIRSFAFGGNMLWGGGPTYGVKSIRSKKKYLNLIDLISIIPNPINRIAFSRNTRHLSHPSKTIYSLIRKIKNVNGDWIDDKIESWVLNSNSIDDKEREFLVQFSTLTTEKRIDQILLSLTHSHHLSKNNSGYQMIEQPGAIYLRYLVDIHKKYLMIYEFNTSCLAERRIFLANYQTITYSQTLRGANSFHFPSHGKPFSLRLALPPPSRGILVIGSIGTGRSYLVKYLATNSYVPFITVFLNKFLDNKPKGFLIDDSDDIDDSYDSDDIDRDLDMELELLTMMNTLTMDMMPEIDRFYITFQFELAKAMSPCIIWIPNIHDLDVNESNYLSLGLLVNYLSRDCERCSTRNILVIASTHIPQKVDPALIAPNKLNTCIKIRRLLISQQRKHFFTLSYTRGFHLEKKMSHTNGFGSTTMGSNVRDLVALTNEALSISIIQKKSIIDTNIIRSVLHRQTWDFRSQVRSVQDHGILFYQIGRAVSQNVLLSNCSIDPISIYMKKKSCDGGDSYLYKWYFELGTSMKKLTILLYLLSCSAGSVAQDLWSLPGPDEKNGITSYGLVENNSDLVHGLLEVEGALVGSSRTEKDCSQFDKDRVTLLLRSEPRNPLNMIQNGSYSIVDQRFLYEKYESEFEEGGGVLDPQQIEEDFFNHIVWAPRIWSPWGFLFYCIERPNELGFPYWARSFRDKRIIYDEEDELQENDSEFLQGGTMQYQTRDRSSKEQGFFRISQFIWDPADPLFFLFKDQPFVSVFSHRQFFTDEEMSRELLTSQTDLPTSIYKHWFIKNTQEKHFELLIHCQRWLRINSSLSNGFFRSNTLSESYQYLSNLFLSNEALLDQMTKTLLRKRWLFPDEMVVAICSNNESLV, encoded by the coding sequence ATGAAAGGACATCAATTCAAATCCTGGATTTTCGAATTGAGAGAGATATTGAGAGAAATCAAGAATTCTCGCTATTTCTTAGATTCATGGACCCAATTCAATTCAGCGGGATTTTTCATTCATATTTTTTTCCATCAAGAGAGTTTTATAAAACTCTTGGACTCCCGAATTTGGAGTATCCTACTTTCACGCAATTCACAGGGTTCAACAAGCAATCGATATTTCACGATCAAGTATGTAGTACTCTTTGTAGTAGCGGTCCTTATCTATCGTATTAACAATCGAAAAATGGTCGAAAGAAAAAATCCCTATTTGACAAGGCTTCTTACTATACCTATGAATTCCATTGGACCCAAAAATGATACATTGGAAGAATCATCTGAGTCTTCCAATATCAATAGGTTGATTGTTCCGCTCCTGTATCTTCCAAAAGGAAAAAAGATCTCTGAGAGCTATTTCCTGGATCCGAAAGAGAGTACTCGGGTTCTCCCAATAACTAAAAAGTATATCATGCCTGAATCTAACTGGGGTTCGCGGTGGTGGAGGAACTGGATAGGAAAAAAGAGCGATTCTAGTTGTAAGATATCTAATGAAACCATTGCTGGAATTGAGATCTCATTCAAAGAGAAAGATATCAAATATCTGGAGTTCCTTTTTGTATATTATATGGATGATCCGATCCGTAAGGACCATGATTGGGAATTTTTTGATCGTCTTTCTCCGAGAAAGAGGCGAAACATAATCAACTTGAATTCGGGACAGCTATTCGAAATCTTAGTGAAAGACTGGATTTATTATCTCATGTTTGCTTTTCGTGAAAAAATACCAAAGGAAGTGGAGGGTTTTTTCAAACAACAAGGGACTGGGTCAATTATTCAATCAAATGATATTGAGCATGTTTCCCATCTCTTCTTGAGAAACAAGCGGGCTATTTCTTTGCAAAATTGTGCTCAATTTCATATGTGGCAATTCCGTCAAGATCTCTTCGTTAGTTGGGGGAAGAGTCCGCACGAATCGGATTTTTTGAGGAACAACATGTCGAGAGAGAATTGGATTTGGTTAGACAATGTGTGGTTGGTAAACAAGGATCGGTTTTTTAGCAAGGTACGGAATGTATCATCAAATATTCAATATGATTCCACGAGATCTAGTTTCATTCAAGTAACGGGTTCTAGCCAATTGAAAGGATCTTCTGATCAATCCAAGGATTATTTCGATTCCATTAGGAATGAGGATTCGAAATATCACACATTGATCAATCAAAGAGAGATTCAACAACTAAAAGAAAGATCGATTCTTTGTTGGGATCCTTCCTTTCTTCAAACGGAACGAACAGAGATAGAATCAGAGCGATTCCCTAAAATCCTTTCTGGATATTCCTCAATGTGCCGACTATTCATGGAACGTGAGAAGCAGATGAATAATCATCTGCTTCCGCAAGAAATCGAAGAATTTCTTGGGAATCCTGCAAGAGCTACTCGTTCTTTTTTCTCTGACAGATGGTCAGAACTTCATCTGAGTTCGAATCCTACTGAGAGGTCTACTAGAGATCAGAAATTGTTGAAGAAAGAACAAAAGAAACATCTTGTTCTTTCCAGGCGATCGGAAAATAAAGAAATAGTGAATTTATTCAAGATAATTATGTACTTACAAAATACCGTCTCAATTCATCCTATTTCATCATATCCGGGATGTGATATGGTTCCAAAGGGTGAACTGGACAGTTCCAATAAGATTTCATTCTTGAACAAAAATCCATTTTGGGGTTTATTTCATCTATTCCATGACCGGAACAGTGGGAGATACACGTTACACCACGATTTTGAATCAGAAGAGATATTTCAAGAAATGGCAGATCTATTCACTCTATCAATAACCGAGCCGGATCTGGTGTATCATAAGGGATTTGCTTTTTCTATTGATTCCTCCGGATTGGGTCAAAAACATTTCTTGAATGAGTTATTCAACTCCAGGGATGAATCGAAAAATCACTCTTTATTGGTTCTACCTCCTCTTTTTTATGAAGAGAATGAATCTTTTTATCGAAGGATCATAAAAAAATGGGTCCAGACCTCTTGCGGGAATAATTTGGAAGATCCAAAACCTAAAATAGTTGTATTTACTAGCAACAACATAATGGAGGCAGTCAATCAATATAGATTGATCCGAAATCTGATTCAAATCCAATATAGCACCCATGGTTACATAAGAAATGTATTGAATCGATTCAATTGCAACTTCGAATATGGAATTCAAAGGTATCAAATAGGAAATGATACTCTGAATCATCGAACTATAATGAAATACACGATCAACCAACATTTATCCAATTTGAAAAAGAGTCAGAAGAAATGGTTCGATCCTCTTATTTTTATTTCTCGAACGGAGAGATCCATGAATCGGGATCCTAATGCATATAGATACAAATGGTCCAATGGGAGCAAGAATTTCCAGGAACATTTGGACTATTTCATTTCTGAGCAGAATAGCCGTTTTCAAGTAGTGTTCGATCGATTCCATATTAATCAATATTCGATTGATTGGTCTGAAGTTATCGACAAAAAAGATTTGTCTAAGTCACTTTGTTTCTTTTTGTCCAAGTTACTTCTTTTTTTGCCCAAGTTTCTTCTCTTTTTGTCTAACTCACTTCCTTCTTTTTTCTTTGTGAGTTTTGGGGGTATCCCCATTCATAGGTCCGAGATCCACATCTATGAATTGAAAGGTCCGAATAATCCACTCTGTAATCAGTTATTAGAATCAATAGGTCTTCAAATCTTTCATTTGAAAAAATGGAAACCCTTATTATTGGATGACCAAGATACTTCCCAAAAATCGAAATTCTTGATCAATGGAGGAACAATATCACCATTTTTGTTCAATAAGATACCAAAGTGGATGATTGACTCATTCCATACTAGAAAGAATCGCAGGAAATCTTTTGATAACACAGATTCCTATTTCTCAATGATATCCCACGATCCAGACAATTGGCTGAATCCCGTGAAACCATTTCATAGAAGTTCATTGATATACTCTTTTTATAAAGCAAATCGACTTCGATTCTTGAATAATCAATATCACTTCTGCTTCTATTGTAACAAAAGATTCCCTTTTTATGTGGAAAAGGCCTGTATCAATAATTATGATTTTACGTATGGACAATTCCTCAATATCTTGTTCATTCGCAACAAAATCTTTTCTTTTTGCGATGGTCAAAAAAAACATGCTTTTTTGAAGAGAGATACTATTTCACCAATCGAGTCACAGGTATCTAACATATTGATACCTAACGATTTTCCACAAAGTGGCGACGAAGGGTATAACTTGTACAAATCTTTCCATTTTCCAATTCGATACGATCTATTCGTTCGTGGAGCTATTTACTCGATCGCAGACATTTCTGGAACACCTCTAACAGAGGGACAAATAGTCCATTTTGAAAAAACTTATTGTCAACCTCTTTCAGATATGAATATACCTGATTCAGAAGGGAAGAACTTGCATCAGTATCTCAATTTCAATTCAAACATGGGTTTGATTCACACTCCATGTTCTGAGAAATATTTACCATCCGAAAAAAGGAAAAAACGGAGTCCTTGTCTAAAAAAATGCCTTGAGAAAGGGCAGATGTATAGAACCTTTCAACAAGATAGTGTTTTTTCAACTCTCTCAAAATGGAATCTATTCCAAACATATATACCATGGTTCCTTACCTCGACAGGGTACAAATATCTAAATTTCATATTTTTAGATACTTTTTCAGACCTATTGCCGATACTAAGTAGCAGCCAAAAATTTGTATCCATTTTTCATGATATTATGCATGGGTCAGATATATTATGGCGAATTCGTCAGATTCCATTGTGTCTTCCACAATGGAATCTGATAAGTGAGATATGGAATCTGATAAGTGAGATTCCGGGTAATTGTTTACATAATCTTCTTCTGTCCGAAGAAATTATTCATCGAAATAATGAGTTACTATTAATATCGACACATCTGAGATCGCTAAATGTTCAGGAGTTCTTCTATTCAATCCTTTTCCTTCTCCTTGTTGCTGGATATCTCGTTCGTACACATCTTCTCTTTGTTTCTCGAGTCTATAGTGAGTTACAGACAGAGTTCGAAAAGGTAAAATCTTTGATGATTCCATCATACATGATTGAGTTGCGAAAACTTCTGGATAGGTATCCTACATCTGAACTGAATTCTTTCTGGTTAAAGAATCTCTTTCTAGTTGCTCTGGAACAATTAGGAGATTCTCTAGAAGAAATACGGAGTTTTGCTTTTGGTGGCAACATGCTATGGGGTGGTGGTCCCACTTATGGGGTCAAATCAATACGTTCTAAGAAGAAATATTTGAATCTCATCGATCTCATAAGTATTATACCAAATCCCATCAATCGAATCGCTTTTTCGAGAAATACGAGACATCTAAGTCATCCAAGTAAAACAATCTATTCCTTGATAAGAAAAATAAAAAACGTGAATGGTGATTGGATTGATGATAAAATAGAATCCTGGGTCTTGAACAGTAATTCGATTGATGATAAAGAAAGAGAATTCTTGGTTCAGTTTTCTACCTTAACGACAGAAAAAAGGATTGATCAAATTCTATTGAGTCTGACTCATAGTCATCATTTATCAAAGAATAACTCTGGTTATCAAATGATTGAACAACCGGGAGCAATTTACTTACGATATTTAGTTGACATTCATAAAAAGTATCTAATGATTTATGAATTCAATACATCCTGTTTAGCAGAAAGACGTATATTCCTTGCTAATTATCAGACAATTACTTATTCACAAACCTTGCGGGGGGCTAATAGTTTTCATTTCCCATCTCATGGAAAACCCTTTTCGCTCCGCTTAGCCCTACCTCCCCCTAGTAGGGGTATTTTAGTGATAGGTTCTATAGGAACTGGACGATCCTATTTGGTCAAATACCTAGCGACAAACTCCTATGTTCCTTTCATTACAGTATTTCTGAACAAGTTCCTGGATAACAAGCCTAAGGGTTTTCTTATTGATGATAGTGACGATATTGATGATAGTTACGATAGTGACGATATCGACCGTGACCTTGATATGGAGCTGGAGCTTCTAACTATGATGAATACGCTAACTATGGATATGATGCCAGAAATAGACCGATTTTATATCACCTTTCAATTCGAATTAGCAAAAGCAATGTCTCCTTGCATAATATGGATTCCAAACATCCATGATCTGGATGTGAATGAGTCGAATTACTTATCCCTCGGTCTTTTAGTGAACTATCTCTCCAGGGATTGTGAAAGATGTTCTACTAGAAATATTCTTGTTATTGCTTCGACTCATATTCCCCAAAAAGTAGATCCGGCTCTAATAGCTCCGAATAAATTAAATACATGCATTAAGATACGAAGGCTTCTTATTTCACAACAACGAAAACACTTTTTCACTCTTTCATATACTAGGGGATTTCACTTGGAAAAGAAAATGTCCCATACTAATGGATTCGGGTCCACAACGATGGGTTCAAATGTACGAGATCTTGTAGCACTTACCAACGAGGCCCTATCGATTAGTATTATACAAAAAAAATCCATCATAGACACTAATATAATTAGATCTGTTCTTCATAGACAAACTTGGGATTTCCGATCTCAGGTAAGATCGGTTCAGGATCATGGGATCCTTTTCTATCAGATAGGAAGGGCTGTTTCACAAAATGTACTTCTAAGTAATTGCTCCATAGATCCTATATCTATCTATATGAAGAAGAAATCATGTGACGGGGGGGATTCTTATTTGTACAAATGGTACTTCGAACTTGGAACGAGTATGAAGAAATTAACGATACTTCTTTACCTTTTGAGTTGTTCTGCCGGATCGGTCGCTCAAGACCTTTGGTCTCTACCCGGACCTGATGAAAAAAATGGGATCACATCTTATGGACTCGTTGAGAATAATTCTGATCTAGTTCATGGCCTATTAGAAGTAGAAGGCGCTCTGGTGGGATCCTCACGTACAGAAAAAGATTGCAGTCAGTTTGATAAGGATCGAGTGACATTGCTTCTTCGGTCCGAACCAAGGAATCCCTTAAATATGATTCAAAATGGATCTTATTCTATCGTTGATCAGAGATTTCTCTATGAAAAATATGAATCGGAGTTTGAAGAAGGGGGGGGAGTCCTCGACCCACAACAGATAGAGGAGGATTTTTTCAATCACATCGTTTGGGCTCCTAGAATATGGAGCCCTTGGGGCTTTCTATTTTATTGTATTGAAAGGCCCAATGAATTGGGATTTCCCTATTGGGCCAGGTCATTTCGGGACAAGCGGATCATTTATGATGAAGAGGATGAGCTTCAAGAGAATGATTCAGAGTTCTTGCAGGGTGGAACCATGCAGTACCAGACACGAGATAGATCTTCCAAAGAACAGGGCTTTTTTCGAATAAGCCAATTCATTTGGGACCCCGCGGATCCACTCTTTTTCCTATTCAAAGATCAGCCTTTTGTCTCTGTGTTTTCACATCGACAATTCTTTACAGATGAAGAGATGTCAAGGGAACTTCTTACTTCCCAAACAGATCTTCCTACATCTATATATAAACACTGGTTTATCAAGAATACGCAAGAAAAGCATTTTGAATTGTTGATTCATTGCCAGAGATGGCTTAGAATCAATAGTTCATTATCTAATGGATTTTTCCGTTCTAATACTCTATCTGAGAGTTATCAATATTTATCAAATCTGTTCCTATCTAACGAAGCGCTATTGGATCAAATGACAAAGACATTGTTGAGAAAAAGATGGCTTTTCCCAGATGAGATGGTTGTTGCTATCTGCTCCAATAACGAATCATTGGTTTAA
- the ndhB gene encoding NADH-plastoquinone oxidoreductase subunit 2, whose translation MIWHVQNENFILDSTRIFMKAFHLPLFDGSFIFPECILIFGLILLLMIDSTSDQKDISWFYFISSTSLVMSITALLFRWREEPMISFSGNFQTNNFNEIFQFLILLCSTLCIPLSVEYIECTEMAITEFLLFILTATLGGMFLCGANDLITIFVALECFSLCSYLLSGYTKKDVRSNEATTKYLLMGGASSSILVHGFSWLYGSSGGEIELQEIVNGLINTQMYNSPGILIALLFITVGIGFKLSPAPSHQWTPDVYEGSPTPVVAFLSVTSKVAASASATRIFDIPFYFSSNEWHLLLEILAILSMILGNLIAITQTSMKRMLAYSSIGQIGYVIIGIIVGDSNGGYASMITYMLFYISMNLGTFACIVSFGLRTGTDNIRDYAGLYTKDPYLALSLALCLLSLGGLPPLSGFFGKLHLFWCGWQAGLYFLVSIGLLTSVVSIYYYLKIIKLLMTGRNQEITPHVRNYRRPPLRSNNSIELSMIVCVIASTIPGISMNPIIEIAQDTLF comes from the exons ATGATCTGGCATGTACAGAATGAAAACTTCATTCTCGATTCTACAAGAATTTTTATGAAAGCCTTTCATTTGCCTCTCTTCGATGGAAGTTTTATTTTCCCAGAATGTATCCTAATTTTTGGCCTAATTCTTCTTCTGATGATTGATTCAACCTCTGATCAAAAAGATATATCTTGGTTCTATTTTATCTCTTCAACAAGTTTAGTAATGAGCATAACGGCCCTATTGTTCCGATGGAGAGAAGAACCTATGATTAGCTTTTCGGGAAATTTCCAAACGAACAATTTCAACGAAATCTTTCAATTTCTTATTTTACTATGTTCAACTCTATGTATTCCTCTATCCGTAGAGTACATTGAATGTACAGAAATGGCTATAACAGAGTTTCTGTTATTCATATTAACAGCTACTCTAGGAGGAATGTTTTTATGCGGCGCTAACGATTTAATAACTATCTTTGTAGCTCTAGAATGTTTCAGTTTATGTTCCTATCTACTATCTGGATATACCAAGAAAGATGTACGGTCTAATGAGGCTACTACGAAATATTTACTCATGGGTGGGGCAAGCTCTTCTATTCTGGTTCATGGTTTCTCTTGGCTATATGGTTCATCCGGGGGAGAGATCGAGCTTCAAGAAATAGTGAACGGTCTTATCAATACACAAATGTATAACTCCCCAGGAATTTTAATTGCACTTTTATTCATCACTGTAGGAATTGGGTTCAAGCTTTCCCCAGCCCCTTCTCATCAATGGACTCCTGACGTATACGAAGGA TCTCCCACTCCAGTCGTTGCTTTTCTTTCTGTTACTTCGAAAGTAGCTGCTTCAGCTTCAGCCACTCGAATTTTCGATATCCCTTTTTATTTCTCATCAAACGAATGGCATCTTCTTCTGGAAATCCTAGCTATTCTTAGCATGATATTGGGGAATCTCATTGCTATTACCCAAACAAGCATGAAACGTATGCTTGCGTATTCGTCCATAGGTCAAATCGGATATGTAATTATTGGAATAATTGTTGGAGACTCAAATGGTGGATATGCAAGCATGATAACTTATATGCTGTTCTATATCTCGATGAATCTAGGAACTTTTGCTTGCATTGTATCATTTGGTCTACGTACCGGAACTGATAACATTCGAGATTATGCAGGATTATACACGAAAGATCCTTATTTGGCTCTCTCTTTAGCCCTATGTCTCTTATCCTTAGGAGGTCTTCCTCCACTATCAGGTTTTTTCGGAAAACTTCATTTATTCTGGTGTGGATGGCAGGCAGGCTTATATTTCTTAGTTTCAATAGGACTCCTTACGAGTGTTGTTTCTATCTACTATTATTTAAAAATAATCAAGTTATTAATGACTGGACGAAACCAAGAAATAACTCCTCACGTGCGAAATTATCGAAGGCCCCCTTTAAGATCAAACAATTCCATCGAATTAAGTATGATTGTATGTGTGATAGCATCTACTATACCAGGAATATCAATGAACCCTATTATTGAAATTGCTCAGGATACCCTTTTTTAG
- the rps7 gene encoding ribosomal protein S7 → MSRRGTAEEKTAKSDPIYRNRLVNMLVNRILKHGKKSLAYQIIYRAMKKIQQKTETNPLSVLRQAIRGVTPDIAVKARRVGGSTHQVPVEIGSTQGKALAIRWLLGASRKRPGRNMAFKLSSELVDAAKGSGDAIRKKEETHRMAEANRAFAHFR, encoded by the coding sequence ATGTCACGGCGAGGTACTGCAGAAGAAAAAACCGCAAAATCCGATCCAATTTATCGTAATCGATTAGTTAACATGTTGGTTAACCGTATTCTGAAACACGGAAAAAAATCATTGGCTTATCAAATTATCTATCGAGCTATGAAAAAGATTCAACAAAAGACAGAAACAAATCCACTATCTGTTTTACGTCAAGCAATACGTGGAGTAACTCCCGATATAGCAGTAAAAGCAAGACGCGTAGGCGGATCAACTCATCAAGTTCCCGTTGAAATAGGATCCACACAAGGAAAAGCACTTGCCATTCGTTGGTTATTGGGGGCATCCCGAAAACGTCCGGGTCGAAATATGGCTTTCAAATTAAGTTCCGAATTAGTGGATGCTGCCAAAGGTAGTGGCGATGCCATACGCAAAAAGGAAGAGACTCATAGAATGGCAGAGGCAAATAGAGCTTTTGCACATTTTCGTTAA